One segment of Halomonas sp. TD01 DNA contains the following:
- the epmB gene encoding EF-P beta-lysylation protein EpmB, with translation MQENIIIADKRPSTQTYASWQRQLSQAIRDPATLCKHLNLDESWLPGASAGHQLFEICVPDAYLTRIVPNDPNDPLLRQVLPVSDEALKPQGYVTDPLEEAEHQPVKGLIHKYAGRVLLIASPACAINCRYCFRRHFPYSDSSPSRAQWQEALDYLRGDTTLHEAILSGGDPLAANDRQLAWLVEQLESIPHLKRLRIHTRLPVVIPDRVDDALLGWLTSTRLQKVMVLHINHANEIDQAVIDACTRLKQAGVTLLNQSVLLRGINDSVSTLATLSERLFEAGVLPYYLHVVDPVQGAAHFDVPDEEAKALINRLLEHLPGFLMPRLVREVPGKASKTPLSLS, from the coding sequence TTGCAGGAGAACATTATTATCGCTGATAAGCGCCCGTCTACCCAGACTTACGCGTCATGGCAGCGGCAGCTTTCCCAAGCGATTCGCGACCCGGCCACTTTGTGCAAGCACTTGAACTTGGACGAAAGCTGGCTACCTGGTGCTTCTGCTGGGCACCAGCTGTTTGAGATCTGTGTGCCAGACGCCTATCTTACGCGTATTGTACCCAACGACCCCAATGACCCACTGCTCCGCCAAGTGCTTCCGGTCAGCGATGAAGCCTTGAAACCGCAAGGTTACGTCACCGACCCACTAGAAGAAGCGGAGCACCAGCCCGTTAAAGGGCTCATCCATAAGTACGCTGGCCGCGTGCTGTTAATTGCCAGCCCCGCTTGTGCAATTAACTGCCGCTACTGCTTCCGCCGCCATTTTCCTTATAGCGACAGTTCGCCGTCCAGAGCGCAGTGGCAAGAAGCACTGGACTACTTGCGCGGCGACACAACCCTTCACGAAGCGATTCTTTCTGGCGGTGATCCGCTTGCTGCCAACGACCGTCAACTGGCGTGGCTAGTTGAACAGCTCGAAAGCATCCCACACCTTAAGCGGCTGCGCATTCATACTCGCCTACCCGTAGTGATCCCCGACCGGGTTGATGACGCCCTTCTTGGCTGGCTAACGTCGACGCGTTTGCAAAAAGTCATGGTGCTGCATATTAACCACGCCAATGAGATTGACCAAGCGGTCATCGATGCCTGCACACGCTTAAAGCAAGCGGGTGTCACCCTGCTGAACCAAAGCGTGTTACTGCGCGGAATAAACGATAGCGTCAGCACGCTGGCCACTCTGTCTGAACGCCTGTTTGAAGCAGGGGTGCTGCCTTACTACTTGCATGTGGTCGACCCTGTGCAAGGCGCCGCCCATTTTGACGTGCCCGATGAGGAAGCCAAAGCGCTTATTAACCGGTTGCTTGAACACTTGCCAGGTTTCTTGATGCCCCGCTTAGTGCGCGAAGTGCCTGGCAAAGCCAGCAAGACGCCGCTGTCGCTATCATAA
- the leuA gene encoding 2-isopropylmalate synthase, whose protein sequence is MMLSDPSKKYRPFVAVDLPDRHWPSQRIQVPPMWCSVDLRDGNQSLIDPMDQERKQRLFDLLLKVGFKEIEVGFPSASQTDFDFVRSLIEQDKIPDDVTIQVLTQARPHLIERTFEALKGAKNAIVHVYNATDPMFRRVVFNVDKTECVQIAVDATAQIRDLMAANPETHWTFQYSPELFTTTEMDFAVEIVEAVMDTFGPSIDNRMIVNLPATVEVATPNNYADQIEWFCRHVKKRDTLIVSVHPHNDRGTGVAAAELTLMAGADRVEGTLFGNGERTGNVDIVTLAMNLYTQGVHPNLDFSNITPIMREVEYCNQLPVHPRHPYVGDLVFTAFSGSHQDAIKKGMADRRAHPEASWDVPYLPIDPLDVGRSYEAVIRVNSQSGKGGISYLLEQEHGIELPRRLSIEFSQVVQEVADRTGREITSQMIYQAFADEYLEQHSPLVLISHRLSSEPESPKVALEAILESSGERQTVTGEGNGPLAAFIKALAASGQDVEIIDYHEHSRGQGADAEAIAYVEVRIDGKAVFGVGSDESITSASMKGVLSAINRHHSTQAPAANVTAETLG, encoded by the coding sequence ATGATGTTGTCCGACCCTTCTAAAAAATATCGCCCCTTCGTGGCCGTTGACTTGCCTGACCGCCATTGGCCTAGCCAGCGCATCCAAGTGCCGCCAATGTGGTGCAGCGTAGACCTTCGTGATGGCAACCAGTCGTTAATCGACCCCATGGATCAAGAGCGCAAGCAGCGTTTGTTTGACCTGCTGTTGAAAGTTGGTTTTAAAGAAATTGAGGTGGGTTTTCCATCGGCCTCGCAAACTGACTTCGACTTTGTCCGTTCGTTGATAGAGCAGGATAAAATCCCTGATGATGTGACGATTCAAGTGCTGACCCAGGCGCGTCCGCATTTAATTGAACGCACGTTTGAAGCTCTTAAAGGCGCTAAAAACGCCATTGTGCACGTCTACAATGCCACCGACCCGATGTTTCGGCGGGTAGTGTTTAATGTAGATAAAACAGAGTGCGTTCAGATCGCGGTTGATGCGACGGCGCAAATTCGCGATTTAATGGCCGCTAATCCAGAGACTCACTGGACCTTCCAGTACTCGCCTGAACTATTCACCACCACGGAGATGGACTTTGCGGTAGAGATTGTCGAAGCGGTAATGGATACCTTTGGGCCTAGCATTGATAACCGTATGATCGTCAATTTACCGGCCACCGTAGAAGTCGCAACACCCAATAACTATGCCGATCAAATTGAATGGTTCTGTCGCCATGTGAAAAAGCGCGACACGTTAATTGTCAGTGTGCACCCGCATAATGACCGCGGTACTGGCGTAGCGGCAGCAGAATTGACGCTAATGGCCGGTGCTGATCGGGTGGAAGGTACGCTGTTTGGCAATGGCGAGCGTACTGGTAACGTGGATATCGTGACGCTTGCTATGAACCTTTACACTCAAGGCGTTCACCCGAATCTGGACTTCTCCAACATTACGCCCATCATGCGCGAGGTGGAGTACTGCAACCAGTTACCCGTTCATCCACGCCATCCCTACGTCGGCGATTTAGTATTTACCGCGTTTTCAGGGTCGCACCAGGATGCGATTAAAAAAGGCATGGCTGATCGTCGTGCCCATCCTGAAGCATCTTGGGATGTACCATACTTACCCATCGATCCGCTGGATGTGGGGCGCAGCTATGAAGCGGTGATTCGCGTTAACAGTCAGTCTGGTAAAGGCGGTATTTCCTATCTGCTGGAGCAAGAGCACGGCATTGAACTGCCGCGCAGGCTGTCGATTGAATTTAGCCAAGTAGTCCAAGAAGTCGCTGATCGCACTGGGCGTGAAATTACCTCACAAATGATTTACCAGGCGTTTGCTGACGAGTACCTGGAGCAGCATTCGCCGCTGGTGTTGATTAGCCATCGCCTCTCTTCTGAGCCAGAAAGCCCAAAAGTTGCGCTTGAAGCGATACTGGAAAGCAGTGGCGAGCGCCAAACGGTAACCGGCGAGGGCAATGGCCCACTGGCTGCCTTTATCAAAGCGCTAGCGGCTAGCGGTCAGGACGTGGAAATAATCGACTACCATGAGCACTCCCGCGGACAAGGGGCTGATGCTGAAGCAATCGCCTATGTCGAGGTGCGCATTGATGGCAAAGCAGTGTTTGGTGTGGGCAGCGACGAAAGCATCACCAGCGCGTCTATGAAAGGTGTGCTTAGTGCCATTAACCGCCACCACTCCACCCAAGCGCCGGCTGCCAATGTCACTGCAGAAACGCTAGGCTAA
- a CDS encoding monovalent cation/H+ antiporter subunit D, which produces MIQHLIVLPVVLPLVAGILLLYQRQGLVRYKRAVSVVASVLLLFVSIALVNQAASGDITYYALGDWQPPFGVVLVLDRLSALMVLVTAILAVGAVIFACGGDDEKGSNFHGLFQWQLLGINGAFLTGDLFNLFVFFEVLLLASYALLLHGGGKARIQASVHYVVLNLAGSSLFLIAVGILYGATGTLNMADMAHKLANLPAEREGLVTAGALMLLVVFGLKAAILPLYFWLPRAYAAAPAPVAALFAIMTKVGIYAILRVYSLIFSDQAGGLVALEQPWVWWLALATLAAAGVGVMAARDLRLLIAYLVLISVGTLLAGIGMRSPAATSALLYYLIHTTLITGGLFLLAEMIGLQRGKPGTRIVKGRPLIQGNALAITFFIGAIAVAGLPPLSGALGKALMLNAAEGSERVWLWPLLLLTSLASLIALSRAGSTLFWRSHRGSPSGSSLSRYQWIGMLWLLSAAPLMVIFAGPVSSYTQATGEQLANPQLLINTLLPDAGDAQ; this is translated from the coding sequence ATGATTCAACACCTGATTGTTTTACCCGTGGTGCTACCGTTAGTCGCGGGCATTTTGTTGCTTTATCAACGCCAAGGATTAGTACGCTATAAGCGCGCGGTTAGCGTTGTCGCCTCTGTGCTCTTGTTATTCGTCTCAATTGCACTGGTCAACCAAGCAGCGAGTGGCGACATTACTTACTACGCGCTGGGCGACTGGCAGCCACCGTTTGGCGTAGTGCTGGTGCTTGATCGATTGTCGGCATTAATGGTGTTAGTGACCGCTATTCTGGCGGTCGGTGCGGTCATTTTTGCCTGCGGCGGTGATGATGAAAAAGGCAGTAACTTTCACGGCCTGTTTCAATGGCAGTTGCTAGGCATTAACGGTGCTTTTTTAACCGGCGACCTGTTTAATCTCTTCGTCTTTTTCGAAGTGTTGCTGCTAGCCTCTTACGCGTTACTACTGCATGGCGGAGGCAAAGCACGCATCCAGGCCAGTGTTCACTATGTCGTGCTCAACTTAGCGGGCTCTTCGCTGTTTCTGATTGCCGTGGGCATTCTATATGGTGCAACGGGTACGCTGAACATGGCCGACATGGCTCACAAACTGGCCAACCTGCCTGCTGAGCGCGAAGGCTTAGTCACCGCAGGGGCATTGATGCTGCTAGTGGTTTTCGGTTTAAAAGCGGCTATTTTGCCCCTCTACTTTTGGCTGCCCCGCGCTTATGCAGCAGCGCCTGCGCCAGTGGCAGCGTTATTCGCCATTATGACGAAGGTGGGTATTTACGCGATTTTGCGTGTTTATTCACTGATATTCAGCGATCAGGCGGGTGGTTTAGTGGCGCTAGAGCAGCCCTGGGTATGGTGGTTAGCACTCGCAACGTTAGCCGCAGCAGGTGTCGGCGTTATGGCCGCACGTGATTTGCGCCTGTTAATAGCGTACCTGGTACTTATCTCGGTAGGTACGCTACTGGCCGGAATTGGCATGCGTTCCCCTGCTGCGACATCAGCACTGCTTTATTATCTTATTCACACTACGTTGATTACCGGCGGGCTCTTTCTACTGGCCGAAATGATTGGCCTTCAGCGGGGTAAACCTGGCACACGCATTGTTAAAGGCCGCCCATTGATACAAGGAAATGCCCTGGCGATTACCTTTTTTATCGGTGCCATTGCCGTGGCGGGTTTACCACCGCTATCCGGGGCGCTCGGGAAAGCACTGATGCTTAATGCCGCAGAAGGTAGTGAGCGTGTGTGGCTTTGGCCACTACTGCTATTAACGAGTCTCGCGTCATTAATTGCACTATCTCGCGCAGGCTCTACGCTGTTTTGGCGCAGCCACCGTGGCAGCCCAAGCGGCAGCTCCCTCTCTCGCTACCAATGGATTGGCATGCTGTGGCTGCTCAGCGCGGCACCACTAATGGTGATCTTTGCAGGGCCTGTGAGTAGCTATACTCAAGCCACGGGAGAGCAGCTGGCAAACCCACAGCTGTTGATTAATACGCTTCTGCCTGATGCTGGAGACGCCCAATGA
- the epmA gene encoding EF-P lysine aminoacylase EpmA, with amino-acid sequence MTANWQPTASIETLRERARLIAGVRAFFAERGVLEVETPVLGQGGSTDVHLVSLSSLARTDKGQRRLWLQTSPEFHMKRLLAAGSGPIFQLAKSFRDGEIGSRHNIEFTMLEWYRPGFALSQLIDETTTLVANVLPSFAGPVVHYRYRELFHTYLAVDPFTTSIDTLRALATERGQMQAHALAEEGRDTCLDLLMSMVIEPTLGQNELSVVVDYPASQAALARRHQDADGEWVASRFELYLSGIELANGYDELIDAEEQRLRFSEDNAERRRLGLPEVDCDEQLLAALHHGMPESAGVALGMDRLIQLALGKARLEDVLTFSTPNC; translated from the coding sequence ATGACGGCTAACTGGCAGCCAACGGCAAGTATCGAAACGTTGCGCGAGCGTGCGCGCTTAATCGCTGGGGTGCGTGCTTTTTTTGCTGAGCGCGGTGTACTTGAGGTAGAAACACCGGTGTTGGGGCAAGGTGGGAGCACCGATGTGCACTTAGTCTCGCTCTCCAGCTTGGCACGAACTGATAAAGGCCAGCGCAGGCTATGGCTGCAAACGTCGCCAGAGTTTCATATGAAGCGATTATTGGCCGCTGGCAGCGGGCCAATCTTTCAGCTTGCTAAAAGTTTCCGCGATGGTGAAATTGGCAGCCGCCATAATATTGAGTTCACCATGCTTGAGTGGTACCGCCCTGGATTTGCCTTGTCACAGCTGATTGATGAGACGACCACGCTGGTTGCCAACGTACTGCCGAGCTTTGCAGGCCCAGTAGTTCATTATCGCTACCGAGAGCTGTTTCATACCTACTTGGCGGTAGACCCCTTTACGACGTCTATTGACACACTACGTGCTTTGGCTACAGAGCGTGGCCAAATGCAAGCGCACGCGCTTGCAGAAGAGGGGCGCGATACCTGTCTAGATCTGTTAATGAGTATGGTGATTGAGCCAACACTTGGCCAAAACGAACTAAGCGTGGTCGTAGATTACCCCGCCAGCCAGGCGGCCCTGGCGCGCCGCCATCAAGATGCAGACGGTGAGTGGGTAGCCTCTCGTTTCGAGCTTTATCTCAGTGGTATTGAACTGGCAAATGGCTATGACGAACTGATTGATGCTGAAGAGCAGCGACTGCGTTTTAGTGAAGACAATGCCGAGCGTCGCCGTTTAGGCTTGCCTGAAGTAGATTGTGATGAGCAACTGCTAGCAGCGCTGCATCATGGAATGCCGGAAAGTGCAGGGGTAGCACTGGGCATGGATCGTCTTATTCAACTGGCGCTTGGTAAAGCACGTCTGGAAGACGTGCTTACCTTCTCAACACCTAATTGCTAG
- a CDS encoding ion transporter: MSEPFNTWQARFEKLRSNKLFEGLVISIIVISALVIGAKTYEETSRIEQWLLYLDIAVTVFFLIEILIRMAAERNLVSFFKKGWNVFDFLIVTASLIPMDDSEMVLLARLLRIFRVLRLVSMIPELQMLLVALVKSIPRMGYVVLLMFIIFYIYGAVGSFLFHNVDEGLWGNIALAMLTLFQVATFESWATAVLYPTMEVYPYAWIYFLTFIFLNAFIFLNMMIGIVLDVMQKESAQLDLDSGEGDSAQLQALRSDVHTLKAQLDRMEAAMAHKGTPSTSSDQADQSKTGLPKTELPKTE; this comes from the coding sequence ATGAGTGAACCATTCAATACCTGGCAAGCCCGCTTCGAAAAACTGCGTAGCAACAAGCTGTTTGAAGGATTAGTGATTTCCATCATTGTGATTTCCGCGCTGGTGATAGGCGCGAAAACCTATGAGGAAACCTCCCGGATAGAGCAGTGGCTGCTTTATCTAGATATTGCGGTAACCGTGTTCTTTCTGATTGAGATTTTGATCAGAATGGCAGCCGAGCGCAACTTAGTCAGCTTTTTTAAGAAAGGCTGGAATGTTTTCGACTTCTTGATAGTGACCGCAAGCCTGATACCGATGGACGATTCGGAGATGGTGCTGCTGGCACGCTTGCTGCGAATATTCCGCGTTTTACGCTTGGTATCGATGATTCCTGAGCTGCAAATGCTGTTGGTAGCGCTGGTGAAATCCATACCCCGCATGGGCTATGTTGTACTGTTGATGTTTATTATCTTCTACATCTATGGCGCTGTGGGAAGCTTTCTGTTCCACAATGTTGATGAAGGCCTTTGGGGGAATATTGCCCTTGCTATGTTGACGCTGTTCCAAGTGGCGACGTTTGAGAGCTGGGCAACCGCTGTACTTTATCCAACGATGGAGGTCTATCCTTATGCGTGGATTTATTTCCTAACCTTTATTTTTCTTAACGCGTTTATTTTCCTCAATATGATGATTGGCATTGTGCTGGACGTCATGCAAAAAGAGAGTGCCCAGCTAGATTTAGATAGTGGTGAAGGGGACTCTGCCCAACTTCAAGCGTTGCGTAGCGACGTGCATACGTTAAAAGCCCAGCTTGATCGTATGGAGGCTGCCATGGCCCATAAAGGCACTCCATCAACTTCAAGTGACCAGGCCGACCAGTCTAAAACAGGGTTGCCAAAAACAGAGTTGCCAAAAACAGAGTAA
- a CDS encoding Na+/H+ antiporter subunit E, with the protein MIAPRAWLPTPVLSLLLLLVWLLLVRSFAFGQIVLGGALAILIPLLTHRFWDARPRIGKPFKLLRFGLRVLGDIVTANFEVAYLIANPWRKVKPHFIEYPLMLEERFTITLLASTISLTPGTVSANLRMDGKSLLIHALNVNDEDALIAQIRERYERPLKEIYEC; encoded by the coding sequence ATGATTGCCCCCCGCGCTTGGCTTCCTACGCCGGTACTATCACTGCTGCTGCTATTAGTATGGCTATTACTCGTGCGTAGCTTTGCGTTTGGTCAGATTGTGCTAGGCGGCGCGCTGGCCATCCTCATTCCGTTATTGACCCACCGCTTTTGGGATGCACGTCCGCGCATTGGTAAACCGTTCAAACTGTTGCGTTTTGGGCTTCGCGTACTAGGCGATATCGTGACCGCCAATTTCGAGGTGGCGTACTTAATTGCTAACCCCTGGCGTAAGGTCAAACCCCACTTTATTGAATATCCGCTGATGCTTGAAGAGCGGTTCACTATTACGCTACTCGCCAGCACCATCAGTCTTACACCAGGCACCGTCTCGGCAAATTTACGCATGGACGGTAAATCGCTACTTATTCATGCACTTAATGTGAACGATGAGGACGCCTTAATTGCCCAAATACGCGAGCGCTATGAGCGTCCACTTAAGGAGATTTACGAATGCTAA
- a CDS encoding Na+/H+ antiporter subunit C, with protein sequence MEMLYAITTGILTACGLYLTLRGRTFPVVVGLTLLSYAVNLFLFSMGGLTTDGAALVNESTNIADPLPQALVLTAIVIGFAMTAFVVILAMRARSEVGNDHVDGKKEDHE encoded by the coding sequence ATGGAAATGCTCTATGCCATTACGACGGGCATATTAACCGCGTGTGGACTCTATTTAACGCTGCGGGGACGCACCTTTCCGGTCGTGGTTGGTCTGACGCTGCTCTCCTATGCGGTCAACCTGTTTTTGTTTTCCATGGGTGGCTTGACTACGGACGGAGCTGCACTGGTAAATGAAAGCACGAACATTGCTGACCCGCTGCCCCAGGCACTGGTGTTGACAGCGATCGTCATTGGTTTTGCGATGACCGCCTTTGTGGTCATCCTGGCCATGCGTGCACGCAGCGAAGTGGGTAACGACCATGTCGACGGCAAAAAGGAAGACCACGAATGA
- a CDS encoding monovalent cation/H+ antiporter subunit A, whose amino-acid sequence MTLLWIALLPLLGVLVPALTAQRGRTLCSLATSILPAVALLLTLLQIPALLEGEALRFNAVWMPELGLELAFRLDGLSLLFNLLILGIGLLIILYAHFYLAKDEPFGRFYAFLMLFMASMVGISMSDNLILLWLFWELTSLSSFLLIGFWSYRSDARKGARMALTVTGAGGLALLAGILLLGDMAGSYRMDDVLSSGAAIVADPRYPLMLGLVLLGAFTKSAQFPFQFWLPHAMAAPTPVSAYLHSATMVKAGIFLMARLHPAIAGSELWSVVVPLIGTITLLYGAWFALFKTDLKGILAFSTVSHLGLITVLLGIGSPMAVLAALFHILNHATFKAALFMSAGIIDHETGTRELKQLGGLKKAMPVTALLTTLAAAAMAGVPLFNGFLSKEMFFTETLATPVLGGLSWLLPALAALGGILSVAYSVRLVHAVFYKPAKEATPKAPHEPPHLMRLPVEVLVALCVLVGLFPAFFATGILQLATQAVLGEPLDFHLAIWHGVNLPLIMSALAFVAGIALYWRHADLRRFVQPFASVDARRVFERFIVTLGYRAEQLITKLEGNSLQRYMGWLLFAALLMGVIGLANIDDLTGSKGNQPIDGIVLLGAGMLIFGGVATAATHRYRLISLLMLSVVGLFVALTFARFSAPDLALTQLSVEVVTMILLMLALFFLPQKTPRESSPKRNIRDMLLAGALGLVVASLNYAVMTRETLSISEFFVENSKPGGGGYNVVNVILVDFRGFDTLGEITVLAIAGLAIFKLLNRLRLFIPHSDGEGRVWSPDRYPAILTSISMTLLPLALLVSAFIFLRGHNQPGGGFIAGLITAVALILLYMARGVEWAQERLNFPFQPVAVVGVAIATLTGLGSWLLGYPFLTSSFGYFTLPLVGTFELATALLFDLGVYLAVVGATLMILANLGKVTTPHRPVTDPKATDNSYTPNDKESL is encoded by the coding sequence ATGACACTGCTGTGGATAGCCTTACTGCCCCTGCTAGGCGTGCTGGTGCCGGCATTAACTGCCCAACGCGGCCGCACCTTGTGCTCGCTGGCGACAAGCATACTGCCCGCTGTTGCCCTGCTGCTGACACTGTTGCAGATCCCTGCCCTGTTAGAAGGTGAAGCGCTGCGTTTTAACGCGGTATGGATGCCCGAGCTAGGCCTAGAGCTGGCATTTCGATTAGATGGCCTGTCACTGCTCTTTAATCTGCTGATTTTGGGCATCGGCCTTCTGATTATATTGTATGCCCATTTTTACCTAGCCAAAGATGAGCCATTTGGACGTTTTTACGCGTTTCTCATGCTATTTATGGCATCGATGGTAGGTATTTCAATGTCAGACAACCTCATCTTACTCTGGTTATTCTGGGAACTAACCAGTCTTTCATCATTTTTGTTGATTGGCTTTTGGTCCTACCGCAGTGATGCCCGTAAAGGTGCCCGCATGGCACTTACCGTTACTGGTGCCGGTGGTTTGGCCCTGCTAGCAGGCATACTGCTGCTGGGCGATATGGCGGGCAGCTACCGAATGGACGATGTACTCAGCAGTGGTGCTGCGATCGTAGCCGACCCGCGCTATCCACTGATGCTTGGTCTGGTCCTACTCGGTGCATTCACCAAATCAGCGCAGTTTCCCTTCCAGTTTTGGCTACCTCATGCCATGGCAGCCCCAACGCCAGTCTCAGCGTATCTGCACTCTGCCACTATGGTGAAAGCGGGTATTTTTCTAATGGCGCGGTTGCATCCTGCCATTGCTGGTAGCGAACTTTGGAGCGTAGTGGTGCCATTAATAGGCACTATCACGCTGCTCTACGGCGCTTGGTTTGCTCTATTCAAGACCGACCTCAAGGGAATTCTGGCGTTCTCAACCGTCAGTCATCTAGGCTTGATCACCGTATTATTGGGTATTGGTAGTCCAATGGCGGTGCTAGCAGCCCTGTTTCATATTTTGAATCATGCCACCTTCAAAGCCGCCCTGTTTATGAGCGCAGGGATTATCGATCATGAAACGGGCACCCGAGAACTCAAGCAACTTGGGGGTCTGAAAAAGGCCATGCCTGTTACAGCGCTACTGACCACCCTGGCCGCCGCTGCTATGGCAGGTGTACCGCTATTTAATGGTTTTCTTTCTAAAGAGATGTTCTTTACCGAAACGCTAGCCACCCCGGTACTAGGTGGACTTAGTTGGTTACTCCCTGCGCTGGCAGCGTTAGGGGGCATTCTTTCAGTGGCTTATTCAGTGCGCTTGGTGCATGCGGTTTTTTACAAACCCGCTAAAGAAGCAACACCTAAAGCTCCTCACGAGCCACCGCATTTAATGCGTCTGCCTGTGGAAGTTCTAGTGGCACTTTGTGTCTTAGTCGGGCTCTTCCCCGCTTTCTTTGCCACTGGCATTTTGCAACTGGCGACCCAAGCCGTACTGGGCGAGCCGCTTGATTTCCATTTGGCTATTTGGCACGGCGTCAACCTCCCCTTAATCATGAGTGCGCTGGCTTTTGTTGCGGGAATTGCGCTGTATTGGCGCCATGCTGATCTACGCCGTTTCGTGCAGCCATTTGCCAGTGTTGATGCGCGCCGCGTTTTTGAGCGTTTTATCGTCACACTCGGTTATCGGGCCGAACAACTGATCACCAAGCTTGAAGGCAACTCACTTCAGCGCTACATGGGTTGGCTGCTTTTCGCGGCGTTACTGATGGGCGTGATTGGCTTGGCAAACATTGACGACTTAACTGGCTCAAAAGGCAATCAGCCGATTGATGGCATTGTTTTGTTAGGTGCAGGCATGCTGATATTTGGGGGAGTGGCAACCGCTGCCACCCATCGATACCGGTTAATTTCATTACTGATGCTTTCGGTCGTAGGCTTATTCGTTGCACTCACCTTTGCACGCTTTTCTGCCCCAGACCTGGCACTGACTCAGCTATCAGTAGAGGTTGTTACCATGATATTGCTGATGTTAGCGCTGTTTTTCTTACCCCAAAAAACACCACGCGAATCGAGCCCTAAGCGCAACATACGGGATATGTTACTGGCAGGCGCACTAGGCTTAGTGGTGGCTAGCCTTAACTATGCGGTGATGACGCGTGAAACGCTGTCGATTTCTGAGTTTTTTGTTGAAAACAGTAAACCTGGCGGCGGCGGCTACAACGTCGTCAACGTGATCCTGGTCGACTTCCGTGGCTTCGATACGCTTGGCGAGATTACGGTACTGGCCATTGCAGGTTTAGCGATTTTTAAACTATTAAACCGACTACGCCTGTTTATCCCTCATAGCGATGGCGAAGGTCGCGTGTGGTCACCTGATCGCTATCCCGCCATTTTAACGTCGATTTCAATGACGTTACTGCCACTAGCGCTGCTGGTTTCTGCGTTTATCTTCTTGCGCGGCCATAATCAACCTGGCGGCGGTTTTATCGCTGGCTTGATTACCGCTGTCGCGCTTATCTTGCTGTATATGGCGCGCGGTGTGGAATGGGCGCAAGAACGCCTTAACTTCCCCTTCCAGCCGGTTGCCGTGGTAGGGGTGGCCATTGCAACACTCACGGGGCTAGGCAGTTGGCTGTTGGGCTACCCGTTTCTAACATCGTCTTTCGGTTACTTTACGTTGCCACTGGTTGGCACCTTTGAGCTGGCCACCGCACTGCTATTCGATCTCGGCGTTTACTTAGCCGTTGTTGGTGCAACACTGATGATTCTTGCCAATCTGGGTAAAGTCACCACACCCCATCGGCCCGTCACAGACCCAAAAGCCACCGATAATTCGTATACGCCCAATGACAAGGAGTCTCTCTAA
- the efp gene encoding elongation factor P, whose amino-acid sequence MANYSTNEFKGGLKVMLDGDPCSIVENELVKPGKGQAFNRVKLRNLMTGRVGERTFKSGDSLEGADVMDLEMEYLYTDGDMWHFMKTDGSFEQYAVEKKALGDTEKWLKEQVPYIITLWNDKAISVTPPNFIELEVVETDPGLKGDTAQGGSKPATLSSGAVVRVPLFINQGEVLKIDTRSGDYVSRA is encoded by the coding sequence ATGGCGAACTATTCTACCAATGAATTCAAGGGCGGTTTGAAAGTAATGCTCGACGGCGATCCTTGTTCCATCGTCGAGAACGAACTGGTCAAGCCAGGCAAGGGGCAGGCATTTAACCGCGTTAAGCTACGTAACCTGATGACTGGCCGTGTTGGTGAGCGTACTTTCAAATCCGGAGACTCGCTGGAAGGTGCCGATGTCATGGATTTAGAGATGGAATATCTCTACACCGACGGCGATATGTGGCATTTCATGAAAACAGATGGCTCCTTTGAACAGTACGCTGTTGAAAAGAAAGCCTTGGGCGATACTGAAAAATGGCTCAAGGAGCAGGTGCCCTATATTATTACGCTTTGGAACGACAAAGCGATTTCCGTGACGCCACCCAACTTCATTGAACTGGAAGTGGTTGAGACGGATCCAGGTTTGAAAGGTGATACTGCCCAGGGTGGTTCCAAGCCTGCAACGCTGTCATCGGGTGCTGTTGTCCGCGTACCGTTGTTTATCAACCAGGGTGAAGTACTGAAGATTGATACGCGTTCTGGCGACTATGTTTCTCGGGCATAA